The Astyanax mexicanus isolate ESR-SI-001 chromosome 20, AstMex3_surface, whole genome shotgun sequence genome contains a region encoding:
- the edil3b gene encoding EGF-like repeat and discoidin I-like domain-containing protein 3 isoform X2, whose protein sequence is MRLFLLFTFLRIGACRPDPSTESEVCEPIPCESDPDCSISADDAQSSPCHPNPCHNGGVCEDGVAFVGYLCQCSAGFYGAHCQHNFNDCEKNPCKNGGICTDLAADYSCECPREYAGKNCQYKCSGPLGMEGGIISNQQITASSTLHALFGLQKWHAHLARLNRRGLINAWSPAESDRAPWLQVNLERRLRVTGLITQGAKRIGSPEFVKSYKVAYSDDGKTWSTVKLKNTEEDMIFTGNTDNNSPAESHFSPPIEAQYIRIYPQSCRKHCTLRAELLGCELTGCSEPMGMKTGHIQDDQISSSSVHQTLNINMFSWQPSKARLDKQGKVNAWTPAQNDQSQWLQVDLLLPTKVTGIITQGAKDFGHVQFVGSFKLGFSNDGEKWSIYQDESQHRDKIFQGNSDNETHRKNVIDPPIYARFLRIIPWSWYGRITMRAELLGCSEE, encoded by the exons ATGCGGCTTTTCCTTTTGTTTACCTTCCTCCGCATCGGCGCGTGCCGACCGGACCCAAGCACAG aatcaGAAGTGTGCGAGCCAATCCCGTGTGAGAGTGATCCTGATTGCTCCATATCTGCAGACGATGCACAGTCTT CACCGTGCCACCCGAACCCCTGCCATAacggaggagtgtgtgaggatggCGTTGCTTTTGTTGGATATCTGTGCCAGTGTTCAGCTGGCTTTTATGGTGCCCACTGTCAGCACA ATTTTAATGATTGTGAGAAAAATCCTTGCAAAAATGGAGGAATTTGCACAGACCTGGCAGCAGACTACTCATGCGAATGCCCTCGAGAATACGCCGGCAAGAACTGCCAGTACA AATGTTCTGGACCTTTAGGAATGGAAGGAGGAATCATCTCTAATCAGCAGATAACGGCCTCCTCCACCCTGCACGCGCTGTTCGGGCTGCAGAAGTGGCACGCGCACCTCGCCCGACTGAACCGTAGAGGACTGATCAACGCCTGGAGTCCGGCGGAGAGCGACCGCGCGCCCTGGCTTCAG GTGAATCTGGAGAGGAGGTTGAGGGTGACGGGACTGATCACTCAGGGGGCCAAACGAATCGGGAGTCCTGAGTTTGTGAAGTCATATAAAGTGGCGTACAGCGACGACGGCAAAACCTGGAGCACAGTTAAACTCAAGAACACGGAGGAGGACATG ATTTTCACTGGAAACACTGATAATAACAGTCCTGCTGAGAGTCACTTCAGTCCTCCAATAGAGGCTCAGTACATCCGCATTTACCCACAATCCTGCAGGAAGCACTGCACGCTGAGGGCGGAGCTACTCGGCTGTGAGCTCACAG GATGCTCAGAGCCAATGGGAATGAAGACGGGACACATTCAGGACGATCAGATCAGCTCCTCCAGCGTTCATCAAACTCTCAACATCAACATGTTTTCCTGGCAGCCCAGCAAAGCCAGACTGGATAAACAGGGGAAGGTGAACGCCTGGACCCCCGCCCAGAACGACCAATCCCAGTGGCTCCAG GTCGACCTGCTGCTTCCCACCAAAGTTACAGGAATCATCACGCAGGGAGCGAAAGACTTCGGACACGTTCAGTTCGTCGGATCCTTTAAACTGGGATTCAGTAACGACGGAGAGAAATGGAGCATTTACCAGGATGAGTCCCAACATAGAGAcaag ATCTTTCAGGGTAATTCTGATAATGAAACTCACAGGAAGAATGTAATAGATCCTCCCATCTACGCTCGGTTCCTCCGGATCATTCCGTGGTCGTGGTACGGCCGGATCACCATGAGAGCAGAACTGCTGGGCTGTTCTGAGGAGTAA
- the edil3b gene encoding EGF-like repeat and discoidin I-like domain-containing protein 3 isoform X1, protein MLSKHSSRSSLRASLNSLRLLFESPLEKSVQSVAGGDETERRRADTVSTDGRTDATETREDISALESEDSVSVSETRDAVSKCSSLPDIGTPNPARDLESEADLESESDRTESRNQDLILTPPTKERCACECSGPLGMEGGIISNQQITASSTLHALFGLQKWHAHLARLNRRGLINAWSPAESDRAPWLQVNLERRLRVTGLITQGAKRIGSPEFVKSYKVAYSDDGKTWSTVKLKNTEEDMIFTGNTDNNSPAESHFSPPIEAQYIRIYPQSCRKHCTLRAELLGCELTGCSEPMGMKTGHIQDDQISSSSVHQTLNINMFSWQPSKARLDKQGKVNAWTPAQNDQSQWLQVDLLLPTKVTGIITQGAKDFGHVQFVGSFKLGFSNDGEKWSIYQDESQHRDKIFQGNSDNETHRKNVIDPPIYARFLRIIPWSWYGRITMRAELLGCSEE, encoded by the exons ATGCTGTCTAAacacagcagcagaagctccctGAGAGCCAGTCTGAACAGCCTGAGGCTGCTGTTCGAGTCCCCGCTGGAGAAGTCGGTGCAGTCGGTGGCGGGCGGGGACGAAACCGAGCGCCGGAGAGCCGATACCGTCTCTACCGACGGAAGAACCGACGCAACCGAGACACGAGAGGACATCTCAGCGCTCGAAAGCGAGGACAGCGTCTCTGTGAGCGAGACTCGGGATGCCGTGTCCAAGTGTTCGAGTCTACCCGACATCGGAACCCCCAACCCCGCGAGAGATTTAGAGTCAGAGGCAGATTTAGAGTCAGAGTCAGACAGAACCGAGAGCAGAAACCAAGACCTTATCTTAACCCCACCCACCAAGGAACGCTGCGCGTGCG AATGTTCTGGACCTTTAGGAATGGAAGGAGGAATCATCTCTAATCAGCAGATAACGGCCTCCTCCACCCTGCACGCGCTGTTCGGGCTGCAGAAGTGGCACGCGCACCTCGCCCGACTGAACCGTAGAGGACTGATCAACGCCTGGAGTCCGGCGGAGAGCGACCGCGCGCCCTGGCTTCAG GTGAATCTGGAGAGGAGGTTGAGGGTGACGGGACTGATCACTCAGGGGGCCAAACGAATCGGGAGTCCTGAGTTTGTGAAGTCATATAAAGTGGCGTACAGCGACGACGGCAAAACCTGGAGCACAGTTAAACTCAAGAACACGGAGGAGGACATG ATTTTCACTGGAAACACTGATAATAACAGTCCTGCTGAGAGTCACTTCAGTCCTCCAATAGAGGCTCAGTACATCCGCATTTACCCACAATCCTGCAGGAAGCACTGCACGCTGAGGGCGGAGCTACTCGGCTGTGAGCTCACAG GATGCTCAGAGCCAATGGGAATGAAGACGGGACACATTCAGGACGATCAGATCAGCTCCTCCAGCGTTCATCAAACTCTCAACATCAACATGTTTTCCTGGCAGCCCAGCAAAGCCAGACTGGATAAACAGGGGAAGGTGAACGCCTGGACCCCCGCCCAGAACGACCAATCCCAGTGGCTCCAG GTCGACCTGCTGCTTCCCACCAAAGTTACAGGAATCATCACGCAGGGAGCGAAAGACTTCGGACACGTTCAGTTCGTCGGATCCTTTAAACTGGGATTCAGTAACGACGGAGAGAAATGGAGCATTTACCAGGATGAGTCCCAACATAGAGAcaag ATCTTTCAGGGTAATTCTGATAATGAAACTCACAGGAAGAATGTAATAGATCCTCCCATCTACGCTCGGTTCCTCCGGATCATTCCGTGGTCGTGGTACGGCCGGATCACCATGAGAGCAGAACTGCTGGGCTGTTCTGAGGAGTAA